A genome region from Streptomyces antimycoticus includes the following:
- a CDS encoding TetR/AcrR family transcriptional regulator produces MTPPGPAAPPSPRSALARDKLMRTAERLYAERGFANVSVRQISEAAGQRNNSAVQYHFESRDRLIETILSNHTRLVEKHRIVMVEALRERETVSLEEHYSCLILPNVENHIEAGTPTWCARFLAQALVEPALRDYVLQDHLDTPSLRLLDEIGAIRRDGIRPELRARHGTMVRQLSVHAFAELEHDLANGRIDPATAEESWRVLGQDLIKALCGLTTGLLGRR; encoded by the coding sequence ATGACTCCTCCGGGCCCGGCCGCCCCGCCCTCTCCGCGCTCCGCGCTCGCGCGCGACAAACTGATGCGTACCGCCGAACGGCTCTACGCCGAGCGCGGGTTCGCGAACGTATCGGTCCGGCAGATCAGCGAGGCGGCCGGCCAGCGCAACAACTCAGCGGTGCAGTACCACTTCGAGAGCCGGGACAGGCTCATCGAGACGATTCTGTCGAACCACACCCGACTCGTCGAGAAACACCGCATCGTGATGGTGGAGGCGCTGCGCGAGCGGGAGACCGTGTCCCTGGAGGAGCACTACAGCTGCCTGATCCTGCCGAACGTCGAGAACCACATCGAAGCGGGCACTCCCACGTGGTGTGCCCGCTTCCTCGCGCAGGCCCTCGTCGAGCCCGCGCTGCGCGACTACGTCCTTCAGGACCATCTGGACACTCCGTCGCTGCGCCTGCTGGACGAGATAGGTGCCATCCGCCGGGACGGCATCCGCCCGGAACTGCGCGCCCGGCACGGCACCATGGTGCGCCAGCTCTCCGTGCACGCCTTCGCCGAGCTGGAGCACGACCTGGCGAACGGGCGCATCGACCCCGCCACGGCGGAGGAATCCTGGCGGGTGCTCGGCCAGGATCTGATCAAGGCGCTGTGCGGACTCACCACCGGCCTGCTCGGCCGCCGGTGA
- a CDS encoding cytochrome P450: MTEAIPDYPFEQPNALEPPREWAETRATCPVAHVRMPSGDVVGLLTGYEEVRGLLTDPRFSRNLDRKGAARMSTTEDGGTFSRPSQGDADIKEGPGHRRWRRLLSRAFTVKKMEAWRPRIQEMADELVDAMVAEGSPADLRAAVALPLPVRVICALLGAPSEDQDKFARWSETLLTLTRYTQAEVDEAQAEFRAYASDLVERKRARPGDDLLSELTQITDSEDGRLSHDELIATVVGLLLAGHETTSNMILKMMAMLLSERERYETLRADPGLVPGVVEEALRLDALGGVGIPRFITEDTEVSGVPVGAGSTLFVNLHAANRDERKFPDPDRFDPRRENSAQHVAFGAGPHFCVGQTLARVELQVCLATFVRHLPELRLRERPGRPPHARGNLGGRLRGPVGHLVTVHGGPVSERRRAYGRGVPDRCR, from the coding sequence ATGACGGAAGCCATCCCCGACTACCCCTTCGAGCAGCCGAACGCGCTGGAGCCCCCGCGGGAGTGGGCCGAGACGCGGGCCACGTGCCCCGTGGCACACGTACGGATGCCCAGTGGGGACGTGGTCGGCCTGCTGACCGGGTACGAGGAGGTCCGTGGGCTGCTGACCGACCCGCGGTTCAGCCGCAATCTGGACCGCAAGGGCGCCGCCCGCATGTCGACCACCGAGGACGGGGGGACGTTCAGCCGGCCGTCCCAGGGGGACGCGGACATCAAGGAGGGCCCGGGACACCGGAGGTGGCGACGGCTGCTCAGCCGCGCGTTCACGGTGAAGAAGATGGAAGCGTGGCGCCCGCGTATCCAGGAGATGGCGGATGAGTTGGTGGACGCCATGGTGGCCGAGGGGTCACCCGCGGATCTCCGTGCTGCGGTGGCACTCCCCCTTCCCGTGCGGGTCATCTGCGCGCTGCTGGGCGCGCCGAGCGAGGACCAGGACAAGTTCGCGCGCTGGTCGGAGACGCTGCTGACGTTGACGCGCTACACCCAGGCCGAAGTGGACGAGGCGCAGGCGGAGTTCCGTGCCTACGCATCCGATCTCGTCGAGCGCAAGCGGGCGCGGCCGGGTGATGACCTGCTCAGTGAGCTGACCCAGATCACCGACAGCGAGGACGGCCGGCTCAGCCACGACGAACTCATCGCCACCGTGGTCGGGCTCCTGCTCGCGGGTCACGAGACCACCTCGAACATGATCCTCAAGATGATGGCGATGCTGCTGTCGGAGCGGGAGCGCTACGAGACCCTGCGCGCCGATCCCGGGCTGGTGCCGGGAGTGGTGGAGGAGGCTCTGCGGCTGGACGCCCTCGGCGGGGTGGGCATCCCCCGGTTCATCACCGAGGACACGGAGGTCAGCGGGGTGCCGGTGGGCGCCGGGAGCACCTTGTTCGTCAATCTGCACGCGGCCAACCGGGACGAGCGCAAGTTCCCCGACCCCGACCGGTTCGATCCGCGCCGGGAGAACAGCGCCCAGCACGTCGCCTTCGGCGCCGGACCGCATTTCTGCGTCGGCCAAACGCTGGCCCGGGTGGAGCTCCAGGTGTGCCTGGCCACCTTCGTCAGGCACCTGCCCGAACTCCGGCTGCGGGAACGCCCCGGAAGACCTCCGCATGCGCGAGGGAATCTCGGCGGGCGGCTTCGAGGACCTGTGGGTCACCTGGTGACGGTCCACGGCGGGCCGGTGAGCGAGCGGCGCCGTGCGTACGGCCGGGGCGTGCCCGACCGGTGCCGTTAG
- a CDS encoding cytochrome P450 — protein sequence MSYPDGSPGWLITRHAEAKELLTHKSFSARQEGIISPVPTELQYDGRPADPGAFAKTDDPIHSQYRKLVTGFFTVRRTRQLAPMIERIVHEQLDDLEKAGPGADLVEVFTESVPSRVMCEMIGVPESERKTLQRHVETLGRLSCTVPEALAAVSGMSGFLSRFVPARMDDPRDDLLGDLIRGGQLNEQELMGMAATLITGAFDTTGNMLAMGVFTLLEHPDQLAKLREDPELMAGAVEELLRFLTISHLGASRWALEDVEFAGQAIKKGEVVTVALPAVNRDPERYNNPDQLDIGRTDHGHLALGHGVHQCLGQHLARTILRVGYEALFDRFPTLRLTVPGDEIPMRDDFVHYGPRSLPVTWDD from the coding sequence ATGAGTTACCCTGATGGGTCACCCGGGTGGCTCATCACGCGTCACGCCGAAGCGAAGGAACTCCTCACTCATAAAAGCTTCAGTGCGCGCCAGGAAGGGATAATCTCGCCGGTTCCCACGGAGCTGCAGTACGACGGCCGCCCGGCCGACCCCGGCGCCTTCGCGAAGACGGACGACCCGATCCACAGCCAGTATCGCAAGCTGGTCACCGGCTTTTTCACGGTCCGTCGTACGCGTCAGCTCGCCCCCATGATCGAGCGAATCGTGCACGAACAACTCGACGATCTGGAAAAGGCCGGGCCGGGTGCCGATCTGGTCGAGGTATTCACCGAATCCGTTCCCTCCCGGGTGATGTGCGAGATGATCGGCGTCCCCGAATCGGAGCGGAAGACCCTCCAGCGGCACGTGGAGACACTCGGACGCCTCTCCTGCACCGTCCCCGAGGCGCTCGCCGCCGTGTCAGGGATGAGCGGATTCCTGTCCCGCTTCGTACCGGCCAGGATGGACGACCCCCGGGACGACCTCCTCGGTGACCTGATCCGCGGCGGGCAGCTCAACGAGCAGGAGCTCATGGGCATGGCCGCCACGCTGATCACCGGGGCCTTCGACACCACGGGCAACATGCTGGCCATGGGCGTCTTCACGCTGCTCGAGCACCCCGATCAGCTGGCCAAGCTCCGCGAGGACCCGGAGCTCATGGCGGGTGCCGTCGAGGAACTCCTGCGCTTCCTCACCATCTCCCACCTCGGGGCCAGCCGGTGGGCGCTCGAAGATGTCGAGTTCGCCGGCCAGGCCATCAAGAAGGGCGAAGTGGTCACCGTCGCCCTCCCCGCCGTGAACCGCGACCCCGAGCGCTACAACAACCCTGACCAGCTCGACATCGGCCGCACGGACCACGGGCACCTGGCGCTCGGCCACGGCGTGCACCAGTGTCTCGGTCAGCACCTCGCCCGCACGATCCTGCGCGTCGGCTACGAGGCCCTGTTCGACAGGTTCCCCACGCTGCGGCTGACGGTCCCGGGCGATGAGATCCCGATGCGTGATGACTTCGTGCACTACGGCCCCAGGTCGCTTCCCGTCACCTGGGACGACTGA
- a CDS encoding ferredoxin — protein MRITADREVCCSAGQCALIAPDLFDQSDEDGSVVLLEAQPDAGRLDTLREVVSRCPTGAIRIEEDPGA, from the coding sequence ATGAGGATCACCGCCGACCGTGAGGTGTGCTGTTCGGCGGGCCAGTGCGCGCTGATCGCGCCTGACCTGTTCGACCAGAGCGACGAGGACGGCTCCGTCGTTCTGCTCGAAGCACAGCCCGACGCCGGACGGCTGGACACCCTGCGCGAGGTCGTATCCCGTTGCCCAACCGGTGCGATCCGCATCGAAGAAGACCCTGGCGCGTGA